The Virgibacillus sp. SK37 region ATCTGGTCTGAATGAAGTGTTTTGTTATTCAAAAATTAGTATAAATCAACCGTTTAAATATGAAACAAACCTTGTTAAAAAGTTTAGTTGCAAATGTAGTTCTCTTGTCTCAAAGGTGTGAAAGTATTCAACTTGTAGCAGGGCTATGGTGTCTAAATACCCTTAGCAGAAAAGTTGAAATAGAAACGGCTCACATGTTTGTAAGCCGCGTTTTTTTATGCTAGATGTTCTTGTAAAATGGTAACAAATTCTTCCAGATAATGTTTATCTGTCTCATCAAAACGATCGGTAATTGGACTATCAATATCTAATACCCCATAAACACCATTATCCAGTTCAATTGGTATAACGATTTCTGATTTGCTCGCACTGTCACAGGCAATATGTCCAGGAAAAGCTGTTACATCTGAAACAAGCTGTGTAGTGCGCTGTTCTATTGCAGTGCCACATACACCCTTGCCTACAGGGATCCGTATGCATGCAGGCAAACCTTGAAACGGGCCGAGCACCAATTCATTTTTCTTAAGAAGATAGAAACCAACCCAGTTTACTTCTGATAAAAATTGGTTTAATAGGGCGGATGCGTTCGATAGAAGGGCAATCTCGTCTGTTTCTCCTTCACTTAGTGCACGTAATTGTTTATTTAACAATTCATAGTCTTTTGTTCTATTTCCTGAATAATTCGTTACTTGAAACATATACATTTTCCTTTCATAATAGATTTCATTATCTAGCCTCATTCGACATGTGATGATTTATTTGTCGAGAAGATATTGCAGGATTAATAAGACCTTTTGTCGTAATGGAAAAGTAAGGAGTTGAATAATGATGAAAATAAACGCCTCTAAA contains the following coding sequences:
- a CDS encoding GAF domain-containing protein, yielding MFQVTNYSGNRTKDYELLNKQLRALSEGETDEIALLSNASALLNQFLSEVNWVGFYLLKKNELVLGPFQGLPACIRIPVGKGVCGTAIEQRTTQLVSDVTAFPGHIACDSASKSEIVIPIELDNGVYGVLDIDSPITDRFDETDKHYLEEFVTILQEHLA